A portion of the Pleurocapsa minor HA4230-MV1 genome contains these proteins:
- the lysA gene encoding diaminopimelate decarboxylase, with product MLSTDRSLPNTGHRYIPQITSLEIPPSPNQELMPLTAKVNRHNQLEIGDCELQQLVEQYGSPLYVLDEFTLRTACSQYRDSFATYYGGESLVIYASKAWSCMAVCRIIDSEGLGFDVVSGGELYTTLEAGVSKDKIYFHGNNKSAAELEFAVEAGCTIMVDNWLELKTLTQIAADKSDETPRRRKARHEVSPLGQGNAHQESSQPVPIMVRLTPGIECHTHEYIRTGHLDSKFGFDPNQLEEVFTYLAQQTSISCIGLHAHIGSQIFERQPHQDLAGVLVEWLKKAQGYGLPVTTLNVGGGLGICYTESDDPPSISEWVKAVSQAVEKACSEADLPLPRLIAEPGRSLIGSACVTAYTVGSRKEIPNFHTYVAVDGGMSDNPRPITYQSVYRAVIANRMSEPLTEEVTVAGKHCESGDVVIKQATLPKTEPGDILVVLDTGAYNYSMASNYNRIGRPAAVVVCEGEANLIIERETYHNLIERDRLPERLVKRQ from the coding sequence ATGCTTTCGACCGATCGCAGTTTACCAAATACGGGACATCGTTACATTCCTCAAATCACTAGTCTCGAAATTCCTCCTTCACCCAATCAAGAGTTGATGCCTCTGACTGCTAAAGTCAATCGCCACAATCAGCTAGAAATTGGCGATTGTGAACTGCAACAGTTGGTTGAACAGTATGGTTCTCCTCTATATGTTTTAGATGAGTTTACCCTCAGAACGGCTTGCAGCCAGTATCGCGATAGTTTTGCTACCTACTATGGCGGAGAATCTTTGGTTATTTACGCCTCTAAAGCCTGGAGCTGTATGGCGGTATGTCGTATTATTGACAGTGAAGGTTTAGGTTTTGATGTCGTGTCAGGGGGAGAGCTATACACTACCCTCGAAGCTGGAGTAAGTAAAGACAAAATTTATTTTCACGGCAATAATAAGTCGGCTGCTGAACTGGAATTTGCGGTAGAAGCAGGCTGTACGATTATGGTTGATAACTGGTTAGAGTTAAAAACTTTAACGCAAATAGCTGCGGATAAAAGCGATGAGACCCCGCGTCGCCGAAAGGCGCGACACGAAGTTAGTCCTTTAGGGCAAGGGAATGCTCATCAAGAAAGTTCGCAACCAGTTCCTATTATGGTGCGTCTGACTCCAGGAATTGAGTGTCATACTCACGAATATATTCGCACAGGACATTTAGATAGTAAGTTCGGCTTCGATCCTAATCAACTAGAAGAAGTATTTACCTATCTCGCTCAACAGACAAGTATTAGCTGCATTGGTCTACATGCCCATATCGGTTCACAAATTTTTGAACGTCAACCACACCAAGATTTAGCAGGGGTATTAGTAGAGTGGCTGAAAAAAGCTCAGGGTTATGGCTTGCCTGTAACAACTCTTAACGTTGGTGGTGGCTTGGGTATTTGTTATACAGAATCAGACGATCCTCCAAGTATTTCAGAATGGGTCAAGGCAGTCAGTCAAGCAGTAGAAAAAGCCTGTAGTGAAGCGGATTTACCCTTGCCTAGACTAATTGCAGAACCTGGCAGATCTTTAATTGGTTCAGCTTGTGTCACAGCATACACCGTTGGCAGTCGCAAAGAAATTCCCAATTTTCATACTTATGTGGCGGTAGATGGGGGAATGTCGGATAATCCTCGTCCAATTACCTACCAGTCTGTATATCGCGCTGTAATTGCTAACCGTATGTCTGAGCCTCTAACCGAAGAAGTTACAGTAGCAGGAAAACATTGCGAATCTGGAGATGTGGTAATTAAGCAAGCGACCTTACCAAAAACCGAACCAGGAGATATATTAGTAGTCCTGGATACGGGGGCGTACAATTACAGCATGGCGTCAAACTATAATCGTATCGGTAGACCAGCAGCAGTGGTAGTTTGTGAAGGAGAAGCCAATTTAATCATTGAGCGTGAAACCTATCATAATCTAATCGAACGCGATCGCCTGCCCGAGAGACTGGTAAAACGTCAATAA
- a CDS encoding TldD/PmbA family protein, which translates to MTLATSNTFLTQKEALALIDFAISQSQADGVFISLSVRETALSRFSENQISQNVRKHTFSLTVTSYFGQRSASASTTELDREAIAQTLRRAEDLARIAPEDPEWVELLPPQTYSDRTPAFDQATASLSPLKQGEIIQQVCDLSKDAGVNGSGTLSFKVALDAIGNSAGLRGCDRTTEADFSFTARIDDGSSWNRCTAWSIDQLPIIELTEQVIQRAIASRNPQIVEPGDYTVIFEPAAFASLLPWVIWNLDARAADEGRSFMSRSDDSGKAGNKVGEQLFNPIVEVQRNPAHPLLQSDRFFGNGLSNQPLEIIKHGIPQTLSYSRYWAKEQNQEPTGGMYPIVMTGAANSVADLIASTERGILVSRAWYVRYVNPRTLEVTGMTRDGTFLIENGKISHPIKNLRFNQSLPEMLNNVVALSQAKRLSGSVIPGCKVNNFHFSSITDSV; encoded by the coding sequence ATGACTTTAGCCACTTCTAATACATTTCTTACACAAAAAGAAGCTCTTGCTTTAATTGATTTTGCGATTTCCCAATCTCAAGCCGATGGAGTATTTATCAGTCTTAGTGTCCGTGAAACCGCTCTTAGTCGTTTTTCGGAAAATCAGATTAGTCAAAATGTGCGTAAGCATACTTTTAGCCTTACCGTCACTAGCTATTTTGGTCAACGAAGCGCCTCTGCCTCTACTACAGAACTAGATCGTGAAGCGATCGCCCAAACTTTAAGACGTGCAGAAGATCTGGCGCGAATTGCCCCCGAAGATCCAGAATGGGTCGAATTATTACCGCCACAAACCTACAGCGATCGCACCCCAGCCTTTGACCAAGCTACTGCTAGCCTCTCTCCCCTCAAGCAAGGCGAAATTATTCAGCAGGTATGTGATTTAAGCAAGGATGCAGGAGTAAATGGATCGGGAACCCTAAGTTTTAAAGTAGCCCTTGATGCTATTGGCAATTCTGCTGGTTTACGCGGTTGCGATCGCACTACTGAAGCCGACTTTAGCTTTACCGCTCGGATTGACGATGGTTCTAGCTGGAATCGTTGCACCGCTTGGAGTATCGACCAGTTACCCATTATCGAATTAACAGAGCAAGTAATTCAAAGAGCGATCGCTTCGCGTAATCCGCAAATAGTTGAACCTGGAGACTATACTGTCATTTTTGAACCCGCTGCCTTTGCTAGTTTATTGCCTTGGGTTATTTGGAATTTAGATGCCCGTGCAGCCGATGAAGGACGCTCTTTTATGTCCCGCAGTGATGATTCTGGCAAGGCGGGTAACAAAGTTGGCGAACAATTATTTAACCCCATTGTCGAAGTACAGCGCAATCCTGCTCATCCTCTATTACAGAGTGACAGATTCTTTGGCAACGGCTTGAGTAATCAACCACTAGAGATTATTAAACATGGTATTCCCCAGACTCTTTCCTATAGTCGCTATTGGGCAAAAGAACAGAATCAAGAGCCAACAGGGGGAATGTATCCCATAGTTATGACAGGTGCAGCTAACAGTGTTGCTGATTTAATTGCCAGCACCGAACGAGGTATTTTAGTTAGTCGCGCTTGGTATGTTCGTTATGTTAATCCCCGCACTTTAGAAGTCACAGGTATGACCAGAGACGGGACTTTTCTAATTGAAAATGGCAAGATATCTCATCCCATTAAAAACCTGCGTTTTAACCAGTCTTTACCTGAAATGCTCAACAACGTAGTTGCCCTAAGTCAAGCCAAACGCTTAAGTGGTAGCGTCATTCCTGGCTGTAAAGTAAACAATTTTCACTTTAGTAGCATTACCGATAGTGTCTAA
- the rimI gene encoding ribosomal protein S18-alanine N-acetyltransferase — MKKIAIKLLTPAEVPAIVALDQICLGGLWTREGYLREIDSDRSTLIILQLLHEKAQTQMIGMACLWSIVEEAHITLLAIHPEHRHQGLGQLLLIILLKDAIARQLEWATLEVNEYNLAALNLYQKYGFQIAGKRKNYYQPTGDDALVLWLKGIQQDTFKSNLIQWQQHLSDRLSKNSYYLKQTKFC; from the coding sequence GTGAAAAAAATTGCTATAAAATTACTGACCCCTGCTGAAGTTCCAGCAATAGTAGCTTTAGACCAGATTTGTTTAGGAGGCTTGTGGACTAGGGAAGGATATTTAAGAGAAATTGACAGCGATCGCAGTACCTTGATCATTTTGCAGCTACTACATGAAAAAGCGCAGACGCAGATGATTGGCATGGCTTGTTTGTGGTCAATTGTCGAAGAGGCGCATATCACCCTGTTGGCTATTCATCCTGAGCATCGTCACCAAGGATTAGGGCAATTACTGTTAATTATTTTATTAAAAGATGCGATCGCTCGTCAGCTAGAATGGGCAACTTTAGAAGTGAATGAATACAATTTAGCTGCGCTCAATCTCTATCAAAAGTATGGTTTTCAAATTGCGGGGAAAAGAAAAAATTATTATCAACCAACAGGCGATGATGCTCTGGTTCTTTGGCTCAAAGGCATTCAGCAAGATACTTTTAAGTCCAATCTCATTCAATGGCAACAGCATTTAAGCGATCGTCTAAGTAAAAATTCTTACTACTTAAAGCAGACTAAATTCTGTTAA
- a CDS encoding alpha-ketoacid dehydrogenase subunit beta, with the protein MAETLMFNALREATDEEMARDKTVFVLGEDVGHYGGSYKVTKDLHKKYGDLRLLDTPIAENSFCGMAVGAAMTGLRPIIEGMNMGFLLLAFNQIANNAGMLRYTSGGNFKIPMVIRGPGGVGRQLGAEHSQRLEAYFHAVPGLKIVACSTAYNAKGLLKAAIRDENPVLFFEHVLLYNLKDDLPDDEYVLPLDKAEMVREGKDVTILTYSRMRHHCTQAVKEIEKQGYDPEIIDLISLKPFDMETISKSVRKTHKVIIVEECMKTGGIGAELVALISEQLFDELDAPVLRLSSQDIPTPYNGKLENLTIVQPAQIAEAVQKMMNDQI; encoded by the coding sequence ATGGCTGAAACTTTAATGTTTAACGCTTTGAGAGAAGCGACAGACGAAGAAATGGCAAGGGATAAGACTGTCTTCGTCTTAGGTGAAGATGTCGGACATTACGGTGGTTCATATAAAGTCACCAAGGATCTGCACAAAAAATATGGCGATTTACGTCTGCTGGATACTCCTATTGCGGAAAATAGCTTTTGTGGGATGGCTGTAGGGGCTGCTATGACTGGTTTGCGCCCTATAATTGAAGGGATGAATATGGGTTTTTTGCTCTTGGCATTTAACCAGATTGCTAACAATGCAGGAATGTTGCGCTATACCTCTGGTGGTAACTTCAAAATTCCCATGGTAATTCGTGGCCCTGGTGGGGTAGGCAGACAACTGGGTGCAGAACACTCTCAACGGTTGGAAGCTTATTTTCATGCTGTACCTGGATTAAAGATTGTTGCTTGTTCTACCGCTTATAACGCTAAGGGTTTGCTCAAGGCAGCAATTCGAGATGAGAATCCTGTCCTGTTTTTTGAACACGTTCTGCTTTACAATCTCAAAGATGATTTACCCGATGATGAATACGTTCTCCCTTTAGATAAGGCAGAAATGGTTAGAGAAGGCAAAGATGTAACCATTTTGACCTACTCACGGATGCGCCATCACTGTACTCAGGCGGTTAAAGAGATCGAAAAGCAGGGTTACGATCCTGAAATCATCGATCTGATTTCCCTCAAGCCTTTTGACATGGAAACGATTAGTAAGTCCGTGCGCAAGACTCACAAGGTAATTATTGTGGAAGAGTGCATGAAAACTGGTGGCATTGGTGCAGAACTGGTGGCGTTGATTAGCGAACAGTTATTTGATGAATTAGACGCGCCTGTCTTGCGTTTATCGTCTCAAGACATTCCTACTCCCTATAACGGTAAATTAGAGAATTTAACCATTGTTCAGCCAGCGCAAATTGCGGAAGCGGTACAAAAAATGATGAACGACCAGATTTAG
- the uppS gene encoding di-trans,poly-cis-decaprenylcistransferase, translating to MSVESVILQQLPMDLSKDRLPQHVAVIMDGNGRWAKNQGKPRIIGHQKGVDALKDLLRCCKDWGIPALTAYAFSTENWGRPHGEVQFLMTLFERVLRRELQEMKAENVRIRFVGNLLDLPASLREEIDRSMEDTKNNQGIQFTVATNYGGRHEIIQACQAIALKVEHGYLKPAQINEELFEQHLYTQGIPHPDLLIRTSGEMRISNFLLWQMAYAEIYVTPTLWPDFDRQEFHQALATYQKRDRRFGKVK from the coding sequence ATGAGCGTAGAGTCAGTCATTTTGCAGCAGTTACCTATGGATTTGAGTAAAGACCGTCTCCCACAGCACGTAGCGGTGATTATGGATGGGAATGGTCGTTGGGCTAAAAACCAGGGCAAACCCCGAATCATTGGTCATCAGAAGGGTGTAGATGCGCTTAAAGATTTATTACGCTGTTGTAAAGATTGGGGTATTCCTGCTCTAACTGCCTACGCCTTTTCGACGGAGAATTGGGGTAGACCTCACGGTGAAGTCCAGTTTCTCATGACCCTATTTGAACGGGTATTGCGACGAGAATTGCAGGAAATGAAGGCCGAAAATGTCCGAATTCGCTTTGTCGGCAATTTACTAGATTTACCCGCTTCCCTGCGCGAAGAAATCGATCGCTCGATGGAAGATACCAAAAATAATCAGGGCATTCAGTTTACTGTAGCGACTAACTACGGTGGTAGACATGAAATTATTCAGGCTTGTCAAGCGATCGCCTTGAAAGTAGAACATGGGTACTTAAAACCTGCTCAAATCAACGAAGAATTATTTGAACAACATTTATACACTCAAGGCATTCCTCACCCTGACTTGTTGATTCGGACTAGCGGTGAGATGCGCATTAGCAATTTCTTGCTCTGGCAAATGGCCTATGCTGAAATCTACGTTACTCCAACCCTCTGGCCAGATTTTGATCGTCAAGAGTTTCATCAAGCTCTAGCTACCTATCAAAAACGCGATCGCCGTTTTGGTAAAGTTAAATGA
- the cdaA gene encoding diadenylate cyclase CdaA, protein MSLSGLVPDLNQIFPQLPDLINIIDLGLVLILSYALLLIIGEGERRSLWMVRGFIVLMLATVVSGQLKLQLLKFLLEKLVLGSAVAMAVIFQSQFRRLLEQIGRGEVLKLFQGSGRPKTQPDSVIDRIVEAVKELSQNRTGALILMETTGSLEDEDYVSVGVILNAEVSKELLQTIFQTTTLLHDGAVVISGSRILAAAAILPLSERTASRQLGTRHRAAMGITERVEKCLCIVVSEETGSISLAERGTLNRPLTSSKLKELLRERFAPIAEGDAVRLSRKIGFQGKVLLERVLRFWPSNSRKKH, encoded by the coding sequence ATGTCATTGTCGGGTTTGGTTCCTGACTTAAACCAGATTTTTCCTCAGTTGCCAGATTTAATTAACATCATCGATTTGGGCTTAGTCTTAATCCTAAGTTATGCCCTGCTGTTAATTATTGGCGAAGGAGAACGTCGTAGCCTATGGATGGTCAGGGGTTTTATTGTCTTAATGTTGGCAACTGTAGTCAGTGGACAATTAAAGCTACAGTTACTTAAGTTTTTACTGGAAAAATTAGTGCTAGGTTCGGCTGTTGCTATGGCAGTCATTTTTCAGTCCCAATTTCGCCGTCTACTGGAGCAAATTGGGCGAGGTGAAGTCTTAAAACTATTTCAAGGATCTGGTCGACCAAAAACTCAGCCTGATAGCGTGATCGATCGCATTGTTGAGGCGGTAAAAGAACTATCGCAAAACCGTACAGGGGCGCTGATCTTAATGGAAACCACTGGATCTTTAGAAGACGAAGATTATGTTTCTGTGGGGGTTATTTTAAATGCAGAGGTTTCTAAGGAACTGCTACAAACTATTTTTCAGACTACTACCTTGCTACACGATGGCGCAGTAGTCATCAGTGGCTCAAGAATTTTGGCAGCAGCAGCAATTTTGCCTCTTTCAGAGCGTACCGCCTCCCGCCAGTTAGGAACTCGTCATCGTGCAGCAATGGGAATTACGGAACGAGTAGAGAAATGTCTATGTATCGTCGTCTCGGAAGAAACAGGCTCAATTTCTCTAGCGGAAAGAGGAACGTTAAATAGACCCCTAACCAGTAGTAAACTAAAAGAGCTATTACGAGAAAGATTTGCCCCAATAGCTGAAGGAGATGCCGTGCGTCTTAGTCGCAAAATTGGATTTCAAGGAAAGGTTTTGCTAGAGCGCGTTTTGCGTTTCTGGCCCTCTAATTCTCGCAAAAAGCATTAA
- a CDS encoding ATP-dependent Clp protease ATP-binding subunit, which produces MFERFTEKAIKVIMLAQEEARRLGHNFVGTEQILLGLIGEGTGVAAKVLKSMGVNLKDARIEVEKIIGRGSGFVAVEIPFTPRAKRVLELSLEEARQLGHNYIGTEHLLLGLIREGEGVAARVLENLGVDLSKVRTQVIRMLGETAEVAAGSGGTQGRNKTPTLDEFGSNLTQMAGEGKLDPVVGRQKEIERVIQILGRRTKNNPVLIGEPGVGKTAIAEGLAQRIANRDIPDILEDKRVVTLDIGLLVAGTKYRGEFEERLKKIMDEIRQAGNVILVIDEVHTLIGAGAAEGAIDAANILKPALARGELQCIGATTLDEYRKHIERDAALERRFQPVQVGEPSVDETIEILYGLRERYEQHHKLKILDEALEAAAKLSDRYISDRFLPDKAIDLIDEAGSRVRLINSQLPPAAKELDRELREILKQKDEAVRSQDFDQAGELRDREMEIKEQIRTIASNKKNEADDGEDNANVDAEEIAHIVASWTGVPVNKITESESEKLMHMEDTLHQRIIGQEDAVKATSRAIRRARVGLKNPNRPIASFIFSGPTGVGKTELTKALAAYFFGSEDAMIRLDMSEYMERHTVSKLIGSPPGYVGYNEGGQLTEAVRRRPYTVVLFDEIEKAHPDIFNMLLQILEDGRLTDAKGRTVDFKNTLLILTSNIGSKVIEKGGGGLGFEFADDQAEAKYNRIRSLVNEELKSYFRPEFLNRLDEIIVFRQLNKDEVKEISEILLKEVFQRLTEKEITLEVSDKFKERLVDEGFNPAYGARPLRRAIMRLLEDVLAEEILSGRLREGDTATVDIDEENKVAIVPQKEKVELLPSS; this is translated from the coding sequence ATGTTTGAACGCTTCACAGAAAAGGCAATAAAAGTGATTATGTTAGCCCAGGAGGAAGCACGCCGTCTGGGTCATAATTTCGTAGGGACTGAACAGATTCTCTTGGGTTTAATCGGAGAGGGTACGGGAGTCGCCGCTAAGGTTCTCAAATCAATGGGAGTAAATCTAAAAGATGCTCGGATTGAAGTTGAAAAAATCATCGGGCGTGGTTCTGGTTTTGTAGCAGTAGAAATTCCCTTTACCCCAAGAGCGAAAAGGGTTCTGGAATTATCTCTAGAAGAAGCTCGTCAATTAGGTCATAACTATATTGGTACTGAACATCTTCTTTTAGGATTAATTAGAGAAGGGGAAGGAGTTGCTGCAAGAGTCCTCGAAAACCTGGGCGTAGACTTGTCCAAAGTCCGCACCCAAGTAATTAGAATGTTAGGGGAAACTGCTGAAGTGGCTGCTGGTTCAGGCGGTACTCAAGGTAGAAATAAAACTCCTACTCTGGATGAATTTGGCTCAAATCTAACTCAGATGGCAGGGGAAGGAAAACTCGACCCTGTGGTGGGTAGACAAAAAGAAATTGAGCGAGTCATTCAAATTCTGGGTCGTCGTACCAAGAATAACCCTGTTCTCATTGGTGAACCTGGGGTTGGTAAAACGGCGATCGCTGAAGGTTTGGCACAACGCATTGCCAATCGCGATATTCCTGATATTTTGGAAGACAAGCGAGTCGTTACTTTAGATATCGGTCTATTGGTAGCTGGGACAAAATACCGTGGTGAATTTGAGGAACGTCTCAAGAAAATCATGGATGAAATTCGCCAAGCTGGCAATGTAATTCTGGTAATCGACGAGGTACATACTCTGATTGGTGCTGGTGCTGCCGAAGGGGCGATCGATGCTGCCAATATTCTTAAGCCAGCTTTGGCTAGGGGTGAATTGCAGTGTATCGGTGCTACCACTTTAGATGAGTACCGCAAACACATCGAGCGAGATGCAGCCTTAGAACGCCGTTTCCAACCTGTTCAGGTAGGTGAACCATCAGTAGATGAAACGATTGAAATTCTCTACGGTTTGCGTGAGCGTTACGAACAACACCATAAGCTAAAAATATTAGACGAAGCCTTAGAAGCAGCAGCCAAGCTGTCAGATCGTTATATTAGCGATCGCTTTTTACCCGATAAGGCGATCGATTTAATCGATGAAGCTGGTTCTCGCGTCCGTTTGATTAATTCTCAACTTCCTCCCGCAGCTAAAGAGCTAGACAGGGAATTAAGGGAAATCCTCAAACAAAAAGACGAGGCTGTCAGATCTCAAGATTTCGACCAGGCTGGAGAATTGCGCGATCGCGAAATGGAAATCAAAGAGCAGATCCGCACCATTGCTTCCAATAAGAAAAATGAAGCTGACGACGGCGAAGATAATGCCAACGTTGATGCCGAGGAAATCGCCCACATCGTGGCATCTTGGACTGGAGTGCCAGTTAACAAGATTACTGAATCTGAGTCGGAAAAACTAATGCATATGGAGGACACCCTTCATCAGCGCATTATTGGACAGGAAGACGCGGTTAAAGCCACTTCTCGCGCGATCAGACGAGCTAGAGTTGGTCTCAAAAATCCTAACCGTCCCATTGCTAGTTTCATCTTTTCTGGCCCGACTGGGGTAGGTAAAACTGAGCTAACCAAAGCCTTAGCAGCTTACTTCTTTGGTTCAGAAGATGCGATGATCCGCTTGGATATGTCCGAATACATGGAACGCCATACAGTCTCAAAACTGATTGGTTCTCCTCCAGGATATGTCGGCTACAACGAAGGTGGCCAGTTAACTGAAGCAGTACGTCGTCGTCCTTATACAGTAGTATTATTCGATGAAATTGAGAAAGCTCACCCCGACATCTTCAATATGCTGTTGCAGATCTTAGAAGATGGTCGCTTAACTGATGCCAAAGGTAGAACAGTAGACTTTAAAAATACTCTGCTGATCTTGACTTCTAACATCGGTTCTAAAGTGATTGAAAAAGGTGGTGGCGGTCTTGGTTTTGAGTTTGCTGATGACCAAGCAGAAGCAAAATACAACCGTATCCGCTCTTTAGTTAACGAAGAGTTAAAAAGCTACTTCCGTCCAGAGTTCCTTAACCGTCTTGATGAAATTATCGTCTTCCGTCAGCTAAACAAAGACGAAGTCAAAGAAATCAGCGAAATCTTGCTCAAAGAAGTGTTCCAACGCTTAACTGAGAAAGAAATTACCCTGGAAGTTAGCGATAAGTTTAAAGAACGTCTAGTAGATGAAGGATTTAATCCCGCCTACGGTGCGCGTCCTCTACGTCGAGCAATTATGCGTCTTTTAGAGGATGTTCTCGCCGAAGAGATTCTATCTGGTCGTCTGCGAGAGGGAGATACCGCTACGGTTGATATCGACGAAGAAAATAAAGTGGCGATTGTGCCTCAAAAAGAGAAAGTAGAATTACTACCTTCTTCATAG
- the modA gene encoding molybdate ABC transporter substrate-binding protein: MTVGINSGIQKFLIFNCLFLGLISSCVPEADRQSPQAEIIISAATSMQNALEEIKVLYQQKHPQAKIVFNFGSSGSLQHQIEQGAAVDLFISAAPQQMNHLASKKLLLSQTRHDLAQNKMVLIVPRNNQSIDSFADLAEESVEQIALGEPTTVPAGQYAQEILTSLDLIDEVKPKAIYGTDVRQVFNYVATGNTEAGIVYRTEALDNKQVKIVAIAPENTYSPIVYPVAIIKQSKNIQAAKQVLQFLLTKEAQAIFQRNGFTPLDRK, from the coding sequence ATTACCGTGGGCATAAATAGCGGAATTCAAAAGTTTTTAATTTTTAACTGTCTATTCCTTGGTTTAATTAGCAGTTGCGTTCCAGAAGCAGATCGCCAATCTCCCCAAGCAGAAATAATCATATCTGCTGCTACCAGTATGCAAAATGCACTGGAAGAAATCAAAGTTCTCTACCAGCAAAAACATCCTCAAGCAAAAATAGTTTTTAACTTTGGTTCATCTGGTTCTTTGCAACATCAAATAGAACAGGGTGCAGCCGTAGATCTGTTTATTTCCGCTGCTCCACAGCAGATGAACCATCTAGCTAGCAAGAAATTACTTCTGAGCCAAACTCGTCATGATTTAGCCCAGAATAAAATGGTTTTGATCGTGCCGAGAAATAATCAATCGATAGATAGCTTTGCTGATTTAGCCGAGGAGTCAGTAGAGCAGATTGCTTTGGGAGAACCGACTACTGTTCCTGCGGGACAATATGCTCAAGAAATTTTAACCAGCCTAGATCTAATTGATGAAGTCAAGCCAAAGGCTATATATGGCACAGATGTTCGCCAGGTTTTTAACTATGTTGCTACAGGTAATACTGAAGCGGGGATAGTGTACCGTACAGAAGCTTTAGACAATAAGCAGGTGAAAATAGTCGCTATTGCCCCAGAGAATACCTATTCTCCAATAGTTTATCCCGTGGCAATTATCAAACAGAGCAAAAATATTCAAGCTGCTAAACAAGTCCTACAATTTCTCTTGACAAAGGAAGCTCAAGCTATTTTTCAACGTAATGGTTTTACGCCATTAGATAGGAAGTAG